One stretch of Leptospira mtsangambouensis DNA includes these proteins:
- a CDS encoding adhesin OmpL37 family surface protein: protein MKLFSVIVMLFLTVIGEMTPDQSSSKATQLIRVSYGLKDNYEFLRILNSTISNRGTDDQKKYFKRCVQHHIESEILHLQMDLGRSYSELRRTQGLLIQLYIYVLEDEIEELEVELGRLARLANGKEKTETKLYLRLGYREIAVAKQKLLVGKNIRPYLYLMKLQELAYSLKSLKQAEKYIVLLGLLHDSIDEFDKETRTFANMVHEVNRIIFNDREKYLRLLYDSHFDSYGTLDYYELIWKQPDLYELATGIPGFDPAYFRNPEEAKPPTFQ from the coding sequence ATGAAACTTTTTTCGGTCATAGTAATGCTCTTTCTGACAGTAATTGGAGAGATGACACCGGATCAGTCCAGTTCCAAGGCAACTCAGTTAATTCGTGTTAGCTACGGACTTAAGGATAACTACGAGTTTCTACGCATTTTAAATTCCACAATCAGCAATCGCGGAACGGACGACCAAAAAAAATACTTCAAACGTTGCGTACAACACCATATCGAATCAGAAATTCTGCATTTGCAAATGGATTTGGGTCGTTCCTATTCTGAACTCCGGAGAACACAAGGTCTACTCATTCAACTGTATATTTATGTATTAGAAGATGAAATCGAAGAACTAGAAGTTGAATTAGGCAGGCTTGCAAGACTTGCCAATGGAAAAGAAAAAACAGAAACAAAATTATACCTTAGATTGGGATACCGTGAAATCGCTGTTGCAAAACAGAAATTACTCGTAGGAAAAAATATTCGGCCTTATTTGTATTTGATGAAACTCCAAGAATTGGCATACTCACTAAAATCGCTGAAACAAGCAGAAAAGTACATTGTCCTTCTTGGATTATTACATGATTCAATCGATGAATTTGATAAAGAAACCAGAACTTTTGCAAATATGGTTCATGAAGTCAACCGAATCATTTTTAACGACCGTGAAAAATACTTACGATTGTTATATGATAGCCACTTTGATTCCTACGGAACTTTGGATTATTATGAACTGATTTGGAAACAACCGGATCTGTATGAATTGGCGACTGGAATCCCTGGATTTGATCCAGCTTATTTCAGAAACCCTGAAGAAGCCAAACCACCAACATTTCAATAG
- a CDS encoding zinc-binding dehydrogenase, producing the protein MKAAVLPQGSRSLEIQELDLPTLLSNQVKIKVKACGICGSDIHLVLHGKMKATYTPCVPGHETSGVVEEVGEQVTRFKKGDRVVVSAGTSCGKCKHCLAGRENLCEEIGVLGFNQRGGFAEYLQIEERYLHNLPDEIPFTEGAILADAVSTPYHAVKYQGEIKPGDTVAIIGCGGLGIHAVAIAKALGAGRIFAVDIDSGSLENAKSYGADELILVEKNMQVGKVLKEKSGGIDLLCDFSGFMPNIENSVRAMNRGGRIVLVGIGRNKLEIPMPFFLIERQIRITGSYGSDRRAIPELIQLYKDKKLSLTKSISGVHKLEDTNEFLHALEEKKGNPIRFIINPEL; encoded by the coding sequence ATGAAAGCAGCAGTACTCCCCCAAGGTTCAAGATCTCTTGAAATCCAAGAATTAGATCTCCCTACACTTCTCTCTAACCAAGTAAAAATCAAAGTCAAAGCCTGCGGTATTTGTGGCTCTGACATTCATTTGGTTCTTCACGGAAAAATGAAAGCCACTTATACCCCTTGTGTTCCTGGCCATGAAACTTCGGGTGTTGTGGAGGAAGTAGGAGAACAAGTTACCCGATTCAAAAAAGGGGATCGAGTTGTTGTTAGTGCCGGAACTTCTTGTGGAAAATGTAAACACTGTTTGGCGGGTAGGGAAAATCTTTGCGAAGAAATCGGTGTACTTGGTTTTAACCAACGTGGTGGATTTGCTGAGTATTTACAAATCGAAGAACGTTACCTTCACAATTTACCTGATGAAATTCCATTTACGGAAGGTGCCATCCTTGCCGACGCTGTTTCCACTCCTTACCATGCCGTCAAATACCAAGGGGAAATTAAACCAGGAGATACTGTTGCCATCATTGGATGTGGAGGACTGGGAATTCACGCTGTAGCAATTGCCAAAGCATTGGGAGCAGGCAGAATTTTTGCAGTCGATATTGATAGTGGTTCTCTCGAAAACGCAAAATCATACGGTGCCGATGAACTCATATTAGTCGAAAAAAACATGCAAGTGGGTAAAGTTTTAAAAGAAAAATCCGGCGGCATTGATTTGTTATGCGACTTTTCTGGTTTTATGCCCAATATTGAAAATTCTGTTCGAGCGATGAACCGAGGTGGAAGGATTGTTCTTGTCGGAATTGGCAGAAACAAATTGGAAATTCCTATGCCTTTTTTTCTGATCGAAAGACAAATTCGTATTACAGGTTCTTACGGTTCTGATAGAAGGGCAATTCCAGAACTCATCCAACTTTATAAAGATAAAAAACTAAGTCTAACCAAGTCCATTAGCGGAGTTCATAAGTTAGAAGATACAAATGAATTTTTACATGCACTGGAAGAAAAAAAAGGAAATCCCATTCGGTTTATCATCAACCCGGAATTATAG
- a CDS encoding SpoIIE family protein phosphatase: MKEVKSYKSIHTFLQFVLYFGFLIQLFGCLDLQSEVAPDRQFQQSIYLLDRYYYWSSEEVKDPTSIPNNVWQKMEPNRLGFETLKGEYLYVKFSDQFVRQLKSPVLYAEIALEQFKLFQGKEFVFESRLQDHFFPYIIPLNQNPSGSLIIQFQSRYHGFIGMDRKVFFKDHSMALVDLFLENFSETFFAPILLVLSIIFLGFYFLRKREIIFLNFSILLFSASLLEGLNGFVGSSLSQFSYIVTPLTYINFAFFPFALLLFLIGIFPPFFRNLFKILAGIHIIVFIISIVSNYENGISFLNSEDDYNWVIVLEAVITILSSVYVLIKGNRNLRTITLGLLFIVFAGLNDILVDLELLPHSQRIIHFGFFMMLLLFGFYVFKHYWQLLHSINRMNAELRNKNKELQRLIQIDKDLALAHALQKSLLSSKYNEDDRIRIIGFSQNLESVGGDYFDHTKDSMGNWAILMADVSGHGISSAMVAAMSKMAFVGAGAYLQFPSRVFHSMNRHLVGKTKNLFITASYVFIDTESYTATFSNAGHPGFFLIRNSEPEVIHLNVKGKPLGLFSHIPYAEDTVKLLPGDKILLYTDGIFDLLNDEGESFGEDKLKSLLWDNRYQKFQELAAIVQDSLFRFSSGWKYQMDDLSFLLVEIK; encoded by the coding sequence TTGAAAGAAGTCAAATCATATAAATCGATTCACACTTTCTTACAGTTTGTTCTTTATTTCGGGTTTTTGATCCAACTATTCGGTTGTTTGGATTTGCAATCGGAAGTCGCCCCAGATCGTCAGTTCCAACAGTCGATTTATCTTTTGGACCGGTATTATTATTGGTCTTCCGAGGAAGTAAAAGACCCCACCTCTATTCCAAACAATGTTTGGCAAAAAATGGAACCCAATCGCCTTGGATTTGAAACTTTGAAAGGCGAATATCTTTATGTTAAATTTAGTGATCAGTTTGTTAGACAACTCAAAAGCCCTGTTCTATACGCTGAAATAGCATTGGAACAATTTAAACTTTTCCAAGGAAAAGAATTTGTTTTTGAATCCAGACTCCAAGACCATTTTTTTCCATACATCATTCCACTAAATCAAAACCCTTCTGGTTCGCTTATCATTCAATTTCAATCAAGGTATCATGGGTTTATCGGAATGGATCGAAAGGTATTTTTTAAAGATCATTCGATGGCTCTAGTGGATTTGTTTTTAGAAAACTTTTCTGAAACATTTTTTGCTCCGATTTTACTTGTTCTTTCGATTATTTTTCTTGGATTTTATTTTCTCAGAAAAAGGGAGATAATATTCTTAAATTTTTCTATTCTTCTATTTTCCGCCTCACTTTTAGAAGGATTAAATGGTTTTGTTGGTTCTTCACTCAGTCAGTTCTCTTATATAGTCACTCCGCTAACTTATATAAACTTTGCATTTTTCCCATTTGCACTTTTACTTTTTTTGATTGGGATATTTCCCCCTTTCTTTCGCAATTTATTTAAGATTCTCGCAGGTATTCATATCATAGTTTTTATCATATCGATTGTAAGTAATTATGAAAATGGAATTTCCTTTTTAAACAGTGAAGACGATTACAATTGGGTGATTGTCTTAGAAGCAGTGATTACAATTTTGTCATCCGTTTATGTATTGATAAAGGGCAATAGGAATTTGCGAACAATCACCTTGGGTTTACTTTTTATCGTATTTGCAGGACTAAATGATATTTTGGTTGATCTTGAACTACTTCCACATAGCCAGAGGATCATTCATTTTGGATTTTTTATGATGTTGTTATTGTTTGGATTTTATGTATTCAAACATTATTGGCAACTTTTGCATTCAATTAACAGGATGAATGCGGAGTTGCGTAACAAAAACAAAGAACTACAGAGGTTAATTCAAATCGATAAGGATTTGGCTTTGGCCCACGCACTCCAAAAATCATTATTATCATCAAAATACAATGAAGATGATCGTATTAGAATCATCGGTTTTTCGCAGAATTTAGAATCCGTGGGTGGAGATTACTTTGACCATACAAAAGATAGTATGGGAAATTGGGCGATTCTTATGGCAGATGTATCAGGGCATGGAATTTCTTCTGCAATGGTAGCAGCCATGTCTAAAATGGCTTTTGTTGGAGCCGGTGCTTATTTACAATTCCCATCCAGGGTTTTTCATTCAATGAACAGGCATTTGGTTGGGAAAACAAAAAATCTATTTATCACTGCCTCTTATGTATTTATTGATACGGAATCATATACGGCTACATTCAGCAACGCAGGCCATCCTGGTTTTTTTCTCATTCGAAATTCAGAACCAGAAGTGATTCATTTAAATGTGAAAGGAAAACCATTGGGTTTGTTCTCTCACATCCCTTACGCGGAAGATACGGTCAAACTATTACCTGGTGATAAAATTTTATTATATACTGATGGAATTTTTGATCTGTTGAATGATGAAGGCGAAAGTTTCGGTGAAGATAAACTCAAATCGTTGTTATGGGACAATCGTTATCAAAAATTTCAGGAACTGGCAGCGATTGTTCAAGATTCACTCTTTCGATTTTCTTCAGGTTGGAAATACCAAATGGATGATTTAAGTTTTTTATTAGTCGAGATTAAATAA
- a CDS encoding NAD(P)H-dependent flavin oxidoreductase, with protein sequence MKIKTKISEMLKIDLPIIAAPMFLVSYPELVVAVSEAGGIGCFPSLNYRTPEQLREGILEIRSKTKKPIGVNLILHKEHNPNWAKQFEVVMDLKVELIITSLGTPRTIAKEIKSNGSTLFCDVTTLKHANIVAKSGADALIAVSQGAGGHAGAITPFALIPYLKKEVGLPVIAAGAISTGSQMAAALSLGADAVYIGTRFIATPESRAQNEYKQMLIDSSPDEIVYTEKISGIPANWLSKSVERSPEILEDGPKKIAAGHASGEKAIEQEYKRWRDIWSAGQGVAQIHEVKPAGEIVKEIASEYLSTLNNLPR encoded by the coding sequence ATGAAAATCAAAACAAAAATCAGTGAAATGTTAAAAATTGATCTACCGATCATTGCAGCACCAATGTTCCTCGTCTCCTATCCGGAGTTAGTAGTCGCAGTTTCAGAGGCTGGTGGGATCGGATGTTTTCCCTCATTAAATTATAGAACCCCTGAACAGCTCCGAGAAGGTATCTTAGAAATTCGATCCAAAACCAAAAAACCAATTGGTGTCAATTTAATCCTTCATAAAGAACATAACCCAAACTGGGCGAAACAATTTGAAGTGGTGATGGACTTAAAAGTCGAACTCATCATTACAAGCCTCGGAACTCCAAGAACCATTGCGAAAGAAATCAAATCCAATGGATCCACTTTGTTTTGCGACGTAACCACCCTCAAACACGCAAACATTGTCGCAAAATCTGGGGCAGATGCTCTCATTGCTGTCTCCCAAGGAGCTGGCGGGCATGCGGGTGCCATCACTCCTTTTGCATTGATTCCATACCTAAAAAAGGAAGTTGGACTTCCTGTGATTGCAGCAGGTGCCATATCCACTGGATCACAAATGGCGGCGGCTTTGTCTTTAGGAGCCGATGCAGTGTATATTGGAACTCGTTTTATCGCAACTCCAGAATCCAGAGCACAAAATGAATACAAACAAATGTTAATCGATTCAAGCCCTGATGAAATCGTTTATACTGAAAAAATTTCGGGAATCCCGGCCAACTGGTTATCAAAATCAGTAGAACGTTCTCCCGAGATTTTAGAGGATGGTCCGAAAAAAATTGCAGCCGGTCACGCCAGTGGAGAAAAAGCTATCGAACAAGAATACAAACGTTGGAGAGATATTTGGTCTGCCGGCCAAGGAGTAGCGCAAATCCACGAAGTAAAACCTGCTGGCGAAATTGTAAAAGAAATCGCAAGTGAATACTTGTCGACTTTAAACAACCTTCCTCGCTAA
- a CDS encoding protein-disulfide reductase DsbD family protein: protein MVSEIQTFIESQLSSGSFSLFSFFFLALGGLLAGLLPCVYPLYPITAGILKSRVTNHKWSHPLVYYVGLATMYAVFGLVAGFSGGAFNSFLRFPETQVLLAILLFVLGLSVAEFLYFPFFAGDLRNSANVSYANTFFLGLGAGLLSSPCVGPVVVSILVQLIAYQTEGIRFVPILFTSLKMFVFGLGLGIPFLLIGVFGFALPKSGKWMKSVQWILALMILYFSFTYLEKAFVLWGLDASLAAKVFLIWTLALSFLYLQKKEGLPCEKMKHSLLQLGAYTSLVILILLLQSGVSKFSSASPGAGFNSVPKEVHGNLEWFRSKEEAYRIAKETGKPIFIDFYADWCTNCKEFQKLTLSNKEWNETFKNNAILWKVYDTDPIFEEFANNPNYPELKIGLPFFLILDADGKMIYKSNDYLDTKGMIETIQKF from the coding sequence ATGGTATCTGAAATCCAAACCTTTATTGAATCCCAATTGTCTTCTGGATCATTTTCCCTTTTTAGTTTTTTCTTTTTGGCCTTGGGTGGGCTTTTGGCAGGTCTTTTGCCCTGTGTGTATCCACTGTATCCCATTACCGCAGGGATTTTAAAATCCCGAGTAACGAATCATAAATGGTCACATCCGTTAGTTTACTACGTGGGTCTTGCCACTATGTATGCTGTGTTTGGACTTGTTGCAGGTTTTAGCGGTGGGGCATTCAATTCTTTTTTACGTTTTCCAGAAACACAGGTTCTCCTTGCTATTTTGTTATTTGTTTTAGGTCTTAGTGTTGCTGAATTTTTATATTTTCCTTTTTTTGCAGGTGATTTAAGAAATTCAGCAAATGTTAGTTATGCGAATACATTTTTTTTGGGTTTGGGAGCTGGCTTACTGTCTTCTCCTTGCGTGGGTCCTGTTGTTGTTTCAATTCTTGTCCAACTCATTGCTTACCAAACAGAAGGGATTCGTTTTGTCCCCATTCTTTTTACTTCATTAAAAATGTTTGTTTTTGGTTTAGGTCTTGGGATTCCATTTTTACTCATTGGTGTTTTTGGTTTTGCACTTCCAAAATCGGGAAAGTGGATGAAGTCAGTTCAGTGGATTCTTGCTCTAATGATTTTGTATTTTTCTTTTACTTATTTAGAAAAAGCCTTCGTCCTTTGGGGTTTGGATGCGAGTCTCGCAGCCAAAGTATTTCTCATTTGGACTTTAGCACTTAGTTTTCTCTACTTACAGAAGAAAGAAGGCCTTCCCTGTGAGAAAATGAAACACTCTCTTTTACAGTTAGGTGCCTATACCTCGCTTGTAATTTTAATTCTACTTTTACAATCGGGAGTTTCTAAATTCTCCTCAGCGTCACCTGGTGCGGGATTCAACTCGGTCCCAAAAGAAGTGCATGGAAATTTAGAATGGTTTCGGTCAAAAGAAGAAGCGTATCGGATCGCCAAAGAAACAGGGAAACCGATATTTATCGATTTTTATGCAGATTGGTGTACAAACTGCAAAGAATTTCAAAAACTCACTCTTTCCAACAAGGAGTGGAATGAAACCTTTAAAAACAATGCCATCCTTTGGAAAGTATATGATACCGATCCAATTTTTGAAGAATTTGCAAACAATCCTAATTATCCAGAATTAAAAATTGGATTACCTTTCTTTCTCATCTTGGATGCCGATGGAAAGATGATCTATAAATCGAATGATTATTTAGATACCAAAGGAATGATCGAAACGATTCAGAAATTTTAA
- a CDS encoding FecR family protein, with translation MVVRRIMSLRILLTLLSILLTSVSLSAEEFAVATFTRGKVSFLSSTDSSKLWKTLKVNDILKPGDRIKTGNGSKVDFLFMETEIRIQPNTDFTLKEWSTENKVAKAYVEKGAAWFRVSNFKKGNFEVSTPTTTAGVRGTAFGVFYEEKEKKGYTCVCEGLVNINGSEFSKGTGGAVKLGATELEKNDYKELITKDGATIKFKEKRKDNPMLSRCLPCHKPVGWEDNSFTPDETYGKK, from the coding sequence ATGGTTGTTAGAAGGATTATGAGCCTCAGAATCCTTCTAACCCTTCTTTCCATCCTCCTAACCAGCGTTTCCCTTTCGGCGGAAGAATTTGCCGTGGCAACATTTACTCGCGGGAAAGTGAGTTTTCTTTCCTCCACTGATTCCTCCAAACTTTGGAAAACACTCAAAGTCAACGACATACTTAAACCTGGGGACCGAATCAAAACCGGCAATGGATCTAAAGTAGATTTTTTGTTTATGGAAACGGAAATTCGAATCCAACCAAACACTGATTTTACGCTAAAAGAATGGAGTACGGAAAATAAAGTCGCAAAAGCCTATGTAGAAAAGGGCGCAGCTTGGTTTCGAGTCAGTAATTTTAAAAAAGGGAATTTTGAAGTTTCAACACCTACTACCACTGCTGGTGTTCGCGGAACCGCATTCGGTGTGTTCTACGAAGAAAAAGAAAAAAAAGGATATACTTGTGTTTGCGAAGGACTCGTAAACATCAATGGGTCTGAATTTTCTAAAGGAACTGGTGGTGCAGTAAAATTAGGTGCGACTGAGTTGGAAAAAAATGATTACAAGGAACTAATCACAAAAGATGGTGCTACCATTAAGTTCAAAGAAAAACGAAAAGACAACCCGATGTTGTCAAGATGTCTCCCTTGTCACAAACCAGTAGGTTGGGAAGATAATAGTTTTACTCCGGACGAAACTTACGGTAAAAAGTGA
- the thyX gene encoding FAD-dependent thymidylate synthase — protein MQQSDFESISRVSVPELDSILGKPFPILDDGFVRLVDYMGSDESIVQAARVSYGKGTKKVNEDRGLIRYLMRHRHSTPFEMCELKLHVRVPMDTWRQWIRHRMANVNEYSTRYSVAIDSAQTTLPGEWRVQSIGNKQGSDGYLESSKGDHLTKRETEFQKFATDIYNERLEMGVAREQARKDLPLATYTEAYWKIDLHNLLHFLALRMDDHAQLEIRLFAKTIGEQIVKKWVPNAWEAFVDYRLSALNLTKYDTQIIQALNTSGKEGAKQKAIELGLLDEQGSTAKKSREREELEYKLKDMGFAIPW, from the coding sequence ATGCAACAATCTGATTTCGAATCCATTTCAAGAGTTTCCGTTCCCGAATTAGACTCCATTCTAGGTAAACCATTCCCGATTCTGGACGATGGCTTTGTTCGGCTTGTTGATTACATGGGCTCAGATGAATCGATCGTTCAGGCAGCACGCGTTTCGTACGGAAAAGGAACAAAAAAAGTAAATGAAGACCGTGGGCTCATTCGGTATTTGATGCGCCACCGCCACAGCACTCCATTCGAAATGTGCGAACTAAAGCTACATGTTCGAGTTCCCATGGATACTTGGCGCCAGTGGATTCGCCATCGTATGGCAAATGTCAATGAATACTCTACGCGTTACTCCGTAGCCATTGACTCGGCTCAAACTACTTTGCCTGGAGAATGGAGAGTCCAATCCATTGGAAACAAACAAGGAAGTGATGGATATTTAGAATCATCCAAGGGTGACCACCTAACAAAAAGAGAAACGGAATTCCAAAAGTTCGCTACTGACATTTATAATGAAAGATTAGAAATGGGAGTGGCTCGCGAACAGGCAAGAAAGGACCTTCCGCTTGCAACATATACAGAAGCGTATTGGAAAATAGACCTTCATAATTTACTTCATTTTTTAGCTCTTCGAATGGATGATCACGCACAGTTGGAGATTCGACTCTTTGCAAAAACCATTGGGGAACAGATTGTGAAAAAATGGGTTCCAAATGCATGGGAAGCATTTGTCGACTACCGTCTAAGTGCTTTGAACCTGACTAAATATGATACACAAATCATCCAAGCTCTGAATACTTCCGGTAAAGAAGGGGCCAAACAAAAGGCAATCGAACTAGGGTTGTTAGATGAACAAGGTTCCACCGCTAAAAAAAGCCGTGAACGTGAGGAATTGGAGTACAAATTGAAAGATATGGGTTTTGCCATTCCTTGGTAA
- a CDS encoding alpha/beta fold hydrolase — MALEENSLEDRLIKISTRDSNKSLMVNPDKIYIFPVPKTTFQFLENIWQSFANKMVSLVDFNDDPIFNFSIFEVIDQDEMKIVATATHFKLKEIAERRKIPGIEEYIKKSRPIHLADPRNESAGFIRKSIIDFNKGLRPEVTFINLKEEEIHPEKKVLLSETMNHAIGIPLFVNENPIGILWGITKDPIPEDKIRPLTLQLYSLFDVIEFVVAKEMESGNDHYIAQKNIEKADTVSNSRNLFYTTTKDQKEPVTSIIFKSHQYNIEYRMDASFIIPTTDGYAVSLKSFTPEKLNNTGKNILLIPGFFCRRSVMDKLAKELALKYGYRVFLMDMRGRSRQTMPKHGKKEGWTVDNYIQDDFPEILRWIRWHYPSERTVVLGHSMGGMIPRFYVSSYEKIKEQKEEFNLPKPEEYIAGIVSITSPNYISLKSNFIGLDTLKRGFSMLPHKMISDMILSMASFSMQATIQTIDLKKFFKLILNLHSSLRSFSYNIGTKVLTIKDFVGYKEITPPEWYFLMEDVFCEESVSVIMQFFQSQISNERSFWSNDGRINYTENFLNNFNMPIYSVVGTVDKIVPEETLTELNDLKSENKVITYYEQGHLGIIFHGETVRKICKGIDEWIQELK, encoded by the coding sequence ATGGCACTTGAAGAAAATTCGCTGGAAGATCGTTTGATCAAAATTTCCACCAGAGACAGCAATAAAAGTCTTATGGTAAACCCGGACAAAATTTACATTTTTCCGGTGCCCAAAACCACTTTCCAATTTTTGGAAAATATTTGGCAATCCTTCGCAAATAAAATGGTTTCTCTCGTTGACTTCAACGATGATCCCATTTTTAACTTTTCCATTTTTGAAGTCATCGACCAAGATGAAATGAAAATTGTGGCAACAGCCACTCACTTCAAACTCAAAGAAATTGCTGAACGCAGAAAAATTCCTGGAATTGAAGAATACATCAAAAAGTCGAGACCCATCCATTTGGCTGACCCTCGAAATGAATCCGCAGGTTTTATACGAAAGTCCATCATTGATTTTAACAAAGGTCTAAGGCCAGAAGTTACTTTTATCAATCTCAAAGAAGAAGAAATTCACCCAGAGAAAAAAGTGTTACTTTCTGAAACGATGAACCATGCCATTGGAATTCCTCTCTTTGTGAACGAAAACCCAATCGGGATTCTCTGGGGGATTACGAAAGATCCTATTCCTGAAGACAAAATTCGTCCTCTCACACTCCAACTTTATTCCTTGTTTGATGTAATTGAGTTTGTGGTCGCAAAAGAAATGGAATCTGGAAATGACCATTACATTGCCCAAAAGAATATCGAAAAAGCGGATACCGTTTCTAATTCCCGAAACCTATTTTACACAACGACAAAAGACCAAAAAGAACCGGTCACTTCTATTATCTTCAAATCACATCAGTATAATATTGAATATAGAATGGATGCATCCTTCATTATTCCAACAACTGATGGTTATGCGGTTTCATTAAAAAGTTTTACTCCTGAAAAACTAAACAACACAGGAAAAAATATTTTGCTCATTCCTGGATTTTTTTGCAGGCGTTCCGTTATGGACAAACTGGCAAAAGAACTTGCTCTCAAATACGGCTATAGAGTTTTTCTAATGGATATGAGAGGACGATCCAGACAAACCATGCCAAAACATGGAAAAAAAGAAGGATGGACAGTTGATAATTACATCCAGGATGACTTTCCTGAAATTTTACGTTGGATTCGTTGGCATTACCCGAGTGAAAGAACCGTAGTCCTTGGACACAGTATGGGTGGAATGATTCCTCGGTTTTATGTATCTTCTTACGAAAAAATCAAAGAGCAAAAAGAAGAATTCAATTTGCCAAAACCAGAAGAATACATTGCTGGGATTGTTTCTATTACATCGCCTAACTATATCAGCTTAAAATCCAATTTCATTGGACTTGATACATTGAAACGCGGGTTTAGTATGCTACCGCATAAAATGATCTCAGATATGATTTTGAGTATGGCTAGTTTTTCGATGCAAGCCACCATCCAAACCATTGACTTAAAAAAATTCTTTAAACTCATTTTGAATCTTCATTCCAGCTTAAGAAGTTTTAGTTATAATATTGGAACCAAAGTTTTGACGATCAAAGACTTTGTGGGATATAAAGAAATCACTCCTCCTGAGTGGTATTTTCTCATGGAAGATGTATTTTGCGAAGAATCTGTTTCTGTGATTATGCAGTTTTTCCAAAGCCAAATCTCCAATGAAAGAAGTTTCTGGTCAAACGATGGCCGTATCAATTATACAGAAAACTTTCTTAACAATTTTAATATGCCGATTTACAGTGTAGTAGGTACGGTTGATAAAATTGTTCCAGAAGAAACTTTAACAGAACTAAATGACCTAAAATCAGAAAACAAGGTGATCACTTATTACGAACAAGGCCACCTTGGAATCATCTTTCATGGAGAAACGGTCAGAAAAATTTGTAAAGGGATCGATGAGTGGATCCAAGAATTAAAATAA
- a CDS encoding SRPBCC family protein: protein MKRIVLFAFGTSFLLIGLVVLFLAVGYFQDPKFHSKTSEWLKAEPEDIWAYITDVNDLPNRRKEVVAIKILETRADGMIQKWEETPDMGGYMIFELRESIPNKLWKIELIDASFKMRGSWTYTLERKIPGTVVTIAEDSEITSVPVRGAYFLAGRDATLQKEMELIQNRFSGR from the coding sequence ATGAAACGAATTGTTCTCTTTGCTTTTGGAACCAGTTTTTTACTCATCGGGCTTGTTGTTCTTTTTTTAGCAGTCGGTTATTTCCAAGATCCCAAATTTCATTCAAAAACAAGCGAATGGTTAAAGGCTGAGCCTGAGGACATTTGGGCTTATATTACAGATGTAAATGATCTTCCCAATCGCAGAAAGGAAGTGGTAGCGATCAAAATTTTGGAAACTAGAGCAGATGGAATGATCCAAAAATGGGAAGAAACACCTGATATGGGTGGGTATATGATATTTGAACTTCGTGAATCCATTCCTAACAAACTTTGGAAAATCGAACTGATTGATGCTAGTTTTAAAATGCGTGGGTCTTGGACATACACCTTGGAAAGAAAAATTCCAGGAACTGTTGTGACAATTGCCGAAGATTCAGAAATTACTAGCGTTCCTGTGAGAGGGGCATATTTTCTCGCCGGCAGGGATGCCACTCTTCAAAAAGAGATGGAACTCATCCAAAACCGGTTTAGCGGGCGTTAG
- a CDS encoding nuclear transport factor 2 family protein, translating into MHANEELIQKFYTAFQNKDGQTMVSLYHPEIEFQDPAFGHLKGKEAGAMWLMLLERSQNLTIRFSNIKADESKGSADWEADYSFSKTGRLVQNKIHANFTFKDGKIFTHKDHFSMWKWLGMAMGPIGYFLGWWPALGNKVRKEAVTGLQLYMKRKRM; encoded by the coding sequence ATGCATGCAAACGAAGAGTTAATTCAAAAGTTTTACACAGCTTTCCAAAACAAGGACGGCCAAACTATGGTTTCCCTTTACCATCCCGAAATTGAATTCCAAGACCCAGCCTTCGGTCATTTAAAAGGAAAAGAAGCTGGAGCCATGTGGCTTATGTTACTGGAAAGAAGCCAAAACCTAACAATTCGATTTTCGAATATCAAAGCGGATGAGTCCAAAGGTTCTGCAGACTGGGAAGCTGATTATAGTTTTAGTAAAACGGGAAGATTGGTTCAAAACAAAATCCATGCAAACTTTACATTTAAGGACGGAAAGATTTTCACTCACAAAGATCATTTTTCGATGTGGAAGTGGCTCGGAATGGCAATGGGTCCTATTGGATATTTTTTAGGTTGGTGGCCAGCTCTTGGGAACAAGGTCCGCAAAGAAGCAGTCACAGGATTACAATTGTATATGAAACGAAAACGTATGTAG